Within Oscillospiraceae bacterium, the genomic segment AACGAAACCGCCGTCCCGGCTGTGCAGACCCGGATCCGCACCATCAGTGAAGTCACCGGCGAGGATGTCCTCCCCGCTTTCTACAGTGACAATTACTTCACGCTGATGCCCGGCGACACAAAGGTAATTACGGTGGAATTCAGTCCAAAATATCTTGAGGGCGGCGACAAGCGGTTTGAGCTCAGCGGCTGGAATACCGTTGTGAAAACAGTTGCATAAGTTTCACTCTTATTGATTTTGATAGCAAGTAAAAGCGCCGTTTTGTGAGAAAAACAGCGCTTTTGCTTGCTTCAAGAAAGTTAATACAAAATTGAATGCACGACTTGCAATTTCAACATACAATACAGATAACTGACCATTCTTTTCGAACGTTTCAAGCTTTTTGCTTATTGGGGGGTGAATGGATGTAAGAGCCTGCAGCAGCGTACATACTTACTAATGTCACGCGCCCGGCGGGAATGTGCACCCGTGCAGGCGCCGGCACAACAAGCCCAACTGAAAGAAAGAGAAACTGAAAGAAGGAGAAGGTGCATGAAGGTGAATCCTCGAATCTGCAAACGCATCGGCGCCCTTTTGGTGTGCGTCTCACTGTGCGTTTCCCTTGGTGTGACAGCCCAGGCCGTCACGCTTGACAAGAGCTTCCAATTCTATATGGTTCCAAACAGCCACCTTGACACGTCGTGGCAGTGGCCTTTCCAGTACACCGCAGAAAATCTCCTCCGCACGATGTACTACAACTTCACCCGTTCGCTGGACGGGAACGAGAATTATGTCTTCTCTACCTCGGCGTCCCAGCACTACAAATGGGCCAAGGATTACTACAACGAAAACTACTACAGCTCCGCAACATCCAGTAACGACGTGCATTACCAGCAGATCTGGAGTCGAATCCAAGAGCTCGTCGCCGACGGCCAATTGGACATTACCGGCGGCCAGACGGTCGAGCCAGACACGAACACGCCGTCCGGTGAGGCGCAGGTCCGTTCCGTGCTCATCGCCGATCATTTCTTTGAGAAAGAATTTGGCACGGATAAAATCCCCATCACGGGCTTCCTGCCGGACTGCTTCGGCTTCACCGGGCAGTATCCGCAGATCTTGCTGAAGTCAGGCATGAAGTACTTCGTCACCAGCAAATTGAACTGGAACGACACCAACAGAAACCGCGACTCCGACTTGTTCTACTGGCGCGCACTTGACGGAAAGTCCAAGGTCATATCCTATGTCCTCTCCAAGGACTACCCCTCGACCGACTGGAACGCCAGCTCGGTGCAAACCGCGTTTGATCGCAACTGGCAGAGCGGCAAGTCGACGAACGTCAAGCGCGCCATGGGCTTCTTCGGAAGCGGCGACTCCGGCGGCGGTCTTCCGTATACGGCCAACCCGTCCGGCGGCAACAGCTACGCCGCGCCCGCGACGCTCAACAACTCTTCCGCCGCGACCGTCACGATGGCGACCTGCACGCAGTTCTTCCAAGATGTGGAAGATGATATCGCCGCCGGCGCCAACGACGAAGCGCTCCGCTATGTTGACGGCGAGATGTACCTTGAGTACCACCGCGGCACCTACACATCGTGGTCGCGCATGAAGCGCTACAACCGCAAGACCGAGATCATGGCGGAAGTGGCGGAAAAGGCCGCGACGGCCGCGTACTACACAGGGTCCATTGCGGACAACGGCGCCGACGAGGTCATGTATGCCTGGGATAAAGTCACCATCAACCAGATGCACGACGTCCTGCCGGGTTCCGCCGCCCCTTACCAGTACTACGTCGCGTTTAACGACCATGAACTGGCGCAGAACCTCCTTACGAGCGTCCAGCGCAACGCTCTTATCGCGCTGGCATACCGTGCCGACACCCAGGTTTCCGGCAAGCCCATATTCGTCTATAACCCGCTTTCGTGGGAGCGCTCCGGCGAGGTTTCCGCCGTCCTTCACTATGACGGCGATCTTCCGACGGCGGGCATCGTTATCTATGACGGCGAAAAAGCCATATTCCCATCTGGCATCGTCCGTAGCGAGGAGCAGGGCACGCTGACCGTAACCTTCGCGGCAAGCGCCGTGCCGGCCATCGGCTATAAGGTGTTCAATGCGGTCGAAAGCGACGCGTTGGCGCCGGCCTCCGATCTGAAGGTGAGCGGCTGGGTATTCGAAAACGATGCCCTCAAGATGACCATCAACCCGGCAACCGGTTATATATCAAGCCTTATCAACAAAAAGAACGGCGTCGAGTCGTTCGCGCAGGGCGTCGGCACCGAAGGCGGCGAGCTGCACGTGTACAACGACACCGGCGGCAGTTCCTGGCCGGCTTGGGATCTGGTCGACTCGCAAGTCAACAAAGAGCCCGACACGATTCTGGACGAGGCGCCGATTTCGCTTGAAATTGTCGAGAACAACGCCGAAAAAGTCACCATCAAGGTGGTCAAAGGGTACGATCAGGCCATCGTCACGCAGTATTACACACTCCGTGCCGGCGAGGACAGCGTGGAAGTCAAATTGGCGGCCGATTGGTTCGAGTCGAACCGTTTGCTGAAAGTTTCCTTCCCGATCAACGCTTCCGCCGAAATGGCTACATACGAGACGGCCTACGGTTCGCTGCAGCGCCCGACGACCCGCGACACGTCGTTTAGCCGCGCCCGTTTCGAAGTGCCCGGCCACAAGTATCTCGACATCACCGACGAGAGCGGCGCGTATGGCGTTTCCATTATGAACGACGCCAAGTACGGCTTCGACTCTCTGAAGAAGACGGTAGGCGGCACGACGTTCGTGCGTTCGCGCATATCTGTCGTTCGCACGCCGCAGTCCGGTCCGCTTTCCGCGTCGGCATACGGCCCCAGCCCGGCGACCATCGACTCCGGCCCGATGGAGTTCGTCTATTCCATTTATCCCCACACCGGCAGCTGGGAAGACGCCAAGTCCGTCAACAAGGGCTTTGAACTCAACTACCCGCTGACGGCTATCGAGGCCCAAAAGAGCGAGGGCGTTCTCGGCTCGTCGAAGTCGTTCGCCTCGTCCGACAAATCCAACGCCATCATCACCGTCTTCAAGAACCAGAACGACAAGCCGGACGATCCCAACACGATCATCCTGCGCCTGTATGAGTCCAGCGGCCGCGACACCGGCGGCGTCACAGTGACGCTGCCCGGCAGCGTGCTGACCGCCAAAGAAGTCAACATGATAGAGCACGACTACGACCCGGCGTACACGGCGGCCTACGGCGTGGGCGGCAAAGCCATCGCCATCAACGGCGACAAGATTACATTTGACCTGGGCAAGTACGAGATCCTTACCGTCGAGCTTACATTGGCGCCGGCCGGTCTCGCGGCCATGCCGGAGATCAAACAGGAAACCGTCGCTCTCCCGTATGACCTGCAAGGTACGTCTCCGAACGCGAACCGCCGCGCGGGTTTCTTCCAGGGCAGCGGCACCACCGCAAGCCCCGGCCTCTCGATGCCGGACAACAACTGGGAGTCCGAGATCGACTACCAGGGCATCAAGTTTGACCTGGCGGAGGCCGACGAAAAGAACCTCGTTTCCGCGACAGGCCAGACCATCGACGCCGGCGTCACTGACTACAGCAAGCTGTTCCTGGTCGGCGCGGCAGCCGGCACGTCGGCTGTTTCCGGCGATTTCCGCGTGAATTACGCGTCAAAAGCCTATCTCCAAAACGGCAAAAGCATTCCTTTCGGCGAAGCTGTGGGCGAGACGGTTGACGTATGGTACGATTATCTCGCGGACACGGACGAAGAGAGCCTCGTGATTGTGGCCTCCTATGACGCCGAAGGCCGCCTGGCCGCCTTTGAAACGGCGGCGGCGGCGCCGTCCGGCGGCGAGCTGCGCGGCGCCGTACCGAACGTCGATATCCCAGACGAAACCGCCGCTGCGAATCTTTTCATCTGGGATTTCGCGACATATGTTCCCGTTGGCCTGGAAGAGATTTCTCAGACCGAGACGATCCGCTTCGACGGCTGGATCACCGATCTGTCCGGCTGGAACAAAGACGCCTGGATCGACACGAAGCCATACGTCTACGATACGATCGTGCACGTGAACGACCACTACCACAGCAGCACCGGCACGGGCAATTCGACCGAGGCCATGACGGTGGACAACTACCTGTTCGCCTACTCGGTAGGCCTTGTGCCTGACCGCATCGTTGAGAGCATCACCCTCCCGGATCAAAGCGGCATCAAGATCGCCGCGATGACGTTTGCGGGGAGCGACGTCGAAGATTTCGGCTGGGTCTATGAGCCGGGCAACGAGCCCGAACTCGTAGCTCCGCTCGCACCGCAGAATGTCAAAGCGACGCCGGTGCACAACGCGACGCAGCAGGGCGCCGACATCCTTGTCACTTGGGACGCCGATCCGGATGCTCTGAAGTATATGGTCTACGCCTCGACGGATCCGAACTTCACGCCGAGTTCCGCCACGCTGGTTTCGAACCAAGGCAGCAACCCGAGCTACATGTACCATTCATATGGCAAGCTTGAGACCGCCGGCCCCATAGTCTACTACTTTAAGGTAGTATGCATCGGCAGGAACACGATGACGTCCGAAGCGTCGGACGTCTCAGGCGGTGCCGAGATCACGTACATCAACTACACTTGGTCAGTGGGTACGTCCTCTGCCAGGGTGAACGCCGGTCAGCAGCAGTCAAACGAGCAAGCCTACAAGGCTATCGACCAGAACCTATGGACCGGCACGGGCGACAAGTGGTGCAGCACAGCGGTCAGCAGCGGCGGCTGGCTCAGGGTCGACCTCACCGGCACGGCCGGCAAGACGGTGTCGCTCAACCGCTTTATACTTGTAAACTGCAACATTCTTGAGGGCTACGGCAACACGCGGGATTATAGAATCTACTACAGCACGATGGACGACCCGGGTGCCGGCACGAAAAACCCCGGCGACAACTGGAATTTGGCCGTGCAGGTTACGGGCAACACCGATACGATCTGCACCCACGACCTGACCACACCGGTCGAGGCGCGGTGGGTTATGCTGGTCGTAGACGCCGGCGACGGCGGTGGCAACACAGTCCGCCAGTACGGATTCTTCGCCCTCGGAAGACCGGATTACACGGCTGTCTCGAACGCGCTGAACACCAGGATCACAGCCACCGCCACTGACGGCGGCGCGACGCTCGAAGCCGGCTATGAGTACTACAACGCCGACGGCAAGACCGAAGGCGCGACGCAGTTCAAATGGTTCAAGACGGTGAGCGGCGTGGAAACGGCCATATCCGGCGAGATCGGCAAGACGCTCAACCAAACGACGGCGGAACTGGCTGCGGTATCGTCATACAGAGTCCAAATCACCGTTTATGACGACGACGGAGCGCAGGGCGGAACGGCCAGCGCGTCCCTCGGCACCTATACCAACGTGCTGGTCGGCGCCGCGGTGCTGAACCAAACGACGCCCAACGGAAGTGCCGCCAGCCTTGTCGACGGCGACACCGGCAGCAAGTGGGACGCGCCGACCAACGCCACGTACGCTGGTTACCAAGGCCCGCTGCCGCATATCGCGACGCTTGACATGGGCGCTGCGAAGACTGTCCGCAACATCCAGGTGTGGAACGCCAATTCGGCCGCCACGCAGGATTACGACGCCAATCCCCTCATTCCGACGAGGGACTTCGACATCGAGTACGGCACAGATCTAGAAAACCTGACAAAGAAGGAAGTGCGCGGCAGCACGGACGCGATAGCAACTGTCGACCTTGGCGGCCCAACCCCCGTCCGCTACGTCAAGATAACGGTCATCACGCCGAACTCAGGCAGTGCCGAAAACGGCTTTGATGTCGACTATCAGTCCGTCAGGATCCTTGAGCTTCAAGCAAATCAGTTCTTCCTCGACTAAAAAGCAAGCGGTCAGCCGCCGGCGCGTTCGTCGCGCCGGCGGCTGATACTCCGTGTTTATTATTGAAAAGAAGGATTGCCATCATTATGCATGAACCAGACAAGATGAATCAAGGCGGCGGGGACGGTCTGTCAAAGAAACAGCTGACTCTGGCGATCGCATCCGGATGCGTTCTTGTTGCTGCGGTCGCCTTTGTTTTGCTCGCTTTGCTGGGCGGGGCAAAAATCGACCAAACGCGATACGGCCTTGCGTACATGATCAGCGCCGATCCCAAAAGCGGCGGGCTGGAAGTGGAGATGGACTTTGATATCCATCAATTGTCTAAAGACCGCATGATATATCTTTACGCGGGCTTGGGCGCGCAAATCTTCCGCGCATGCGTGGACGACGCCGGCGCGGACATAGACTATGAACTGTCGGACGACTTGATTGCCGTCGGCCCGCTGGGCAAGGATATCAAGAGCCTGAAGATTTCTTATTACACAGACGTAGGAGTGACCGAGACGGACAGCGCCTACGAGCATATCGATACATTCGGCTGCCTGTTTGACGATTTGTTGTCGTTTAGCGGCGAGTACTGCCTGCTGACGCCGTTCCTTGACCCGAACTCGTTCGATTCTGTCCGCCAATACATCAGCAGTGTTCTCATCGAGTTCGCCGTCCCGTCCGGTTGGCAGGCCATTATCCCATACCACGAACCCCTAGATCCGGACACTACGATCAAAACAAGCGACCCGACATGGGAATTCTTCAATACCATCAGCAAATCCGCCTTCAGCTTCGGCCATTTCGAAACGTTCGATTACGGCGGAACCATCACAGGAGCCGGCGTATACATCGACGGCGCCGTCAAAGAATCGGTCAACCAATACGCCATGGACGCGCTGTCCACTTTCATCAGCCATTTCACGAAGGTCTTCGGCGAGACGCTCGACGAGGCCCCCATCGTCCTGCTGCGCAGCCATCCTGCCAGCGGCGAGGCCATCACCGGCGGTGTAGGGGCGGGCGGCGCGGCTTTTTCAATCAATATCAGCGACCCCGACGACTTTAAAAGTCTGGCCAACGTCGTGTTTCACACCTTTTTTGACGCGAAAGTCAAACCGCGCAACCTCCGGTACACGACGTGTGACTGGATTTACCAGGGCCTTGCGAATTACTATGTGGACGAAACCGCCCCTCTTCTGCCTGATTATGTCCGCGAATCGTATGGCATCAATTTGGGCATGACCGATTCCGAGCGCTATCTCCGTTACCTTTATTTCTCGCTGAAGGAACCCGGTTTTTTGGCGCTGACGCCAAACGACGAATCACTGATGTACGACGCGCAGCGCGAATTCTACCATGGCGTCAAGGTTCCGCTGCTCATCGGCGCTATCAACTATTCGATCGAAGAGCGCACTGGCGAGACCGACGGCTTCGTCCGCGCGCTTATCAAGCGAGGCGCCGGAGAAAAGTCCATTGACATAAGAAAGATGATGAGCGAGATTTGCGGCGCCGACTTCGACGACATAGAAGGCTATCTATCCGGCCTTGCGCTCATCCCGAACTACGGCGGTTTCAGCGTCGATTATCTGCCGCCCGACGACATTTGCTACGCCCTCGACCAGGACGAACAGTATTACGCGTACCTGTTCGATGTCAAGAATCTGTTTTATCCGTATATGCCTGTCTTCCTTTTAGAGGAACAGCCTTTCATGGAGGAAGCGGTCAGACGGGGGCTTCGCTACAACACCGACGAAATTGAGGCTGCGGTGAAAGATTTTTCGCCGACGCTGAACCGCATACTGCTCCAGTACGCGCTGTGGGCGGACATCGCCGGCATCAAGGACGTCACAACCCCCAATATTATGAGAACCCTTTCGCAGCCGGACATCGTCGAGGCCTATACGGTGCTCTGCGAAGAAATCGGCTACGAGGTCGCCATCACGTCGTCGATGAAAGGATAACGGGGCCGACGGCCTCAAGTGACGCAAGTGATTGGTGATTACAGACAAGCGGCTAAGGAATGATGTCATGCAAACGCAGGAAACGCGCCCTAGGAACACCCTGACAAAGCTCACGATTGTTTTCATTGTACTCACCGTGATTTTTGCCGCCGCCGCTTGTTTTCTCACGCTCAACCTTCCGCCGCGCTTTGACTACGCCGTGTCTGTCGCCGATGCCGCCGCACAGACTTTGCGCGTCAAGATGACGGTTTCGGCGCCGCTTTTCTGCCAGGATACTCAAACCGCTGTGTATCTGGGCAGCAAAAACGTAAGCGCCTTGTCGGTCGCCGACGCGCGCGGCATGGAAAAAGAACTGCTCCTGTCCGAGGACGGCGTCGTCACTGTGCCGATTGCGCGCGGGAGCAAGACGACGATAACCTATGAAGCGCAGATCGGCGTGCCGGGAAAGCACGGAAACCGGGGTGCGTTCACGGGCAATTTCGCGGTATTCGATGGCGAGCAGATCCTGCTTCTTCCCGTTGCGTTCTATATGAATGACGACGACGACGTCAGCGCCGGTATCGGGCGCATAGGGCTTCGCTTTGATTTCCCTGCTGATTGGCAGGCGTTGGTCCCAGTGAAGTCTGTGAGCAGCCCGCGTTGGATCGACGTCTACAATCTATCCAAGAACGCCTTTGTCTTTGGCAGGTTTGACACGCTCTACAGCGGCGGCGGGCTGCATGTGTATTCGCTTGAGGGCGGAGAGTCCAATGCGGCGGGTTTTTCCGAGCTCTATTCATATTACAAGGACTTGTTTGGCGGTGCGCCGAAGGAGTTTAACGTGGTTCTCTTGCCGTCGGACAGCAGCCCGGACGGCAAAATCATGGGCGGCGCCGGCACGGGAACGGTCGCGGCGTCTTTCGACCGCGCGTCGCTGCGCGATTGGCAGCTTCTTGCTCACCGGATGTTCCACGCTTTCTATGACACGCTCGCGCCCTACGCCGCCGCCCATACGCCGCCCAACCTATGGCTGAACGAGGGCCTTGCGACGTACTATGAAAACATGGCGATGGACGCGCTGCCGCTCGATGTAAAAACCGCCGTCGGCGCGGACGCGGACAAGCAGTTTGCGGTTCTTTTCGACCAGTTTCTGTATGCGAAGATTCGCGATCCGTACACATACGGCATCGCGCCGATTGACGAGGGCGGGACCGACTCAGAAGCGGTTACCGAGTTTATCCACTACTACGAGGCGCCGCTCATCGTCAAAACCTTTGAGGATTTGTCGCGGAAGCTTGGAAACGCCCCCGACGCGCTGCTTCGCTACGTCTTGGACGAGGGCGCGTTCGCGACCATCGCGCCGTTCCAGGCGGCGTTCGACCTTTTGGGTTCAGAGGCCGACGCGTTCGCTGAAAGTTATATCTCCGGTGTCGAAATCCCCGAGCTTTGGTATCTGAATCCGTACCAGCCGTCGTCGTCCGAGGAGCTTTTGAAGGCGCTCAATGATGTCGAGCTGCATCTGGGCAGCTGGCAGCAGGTAAAAACCGCCGCTTACCCGATTTTCACGGTCACGCGGGAGGAACTTGATAAGGCCGTGGAACGGTTGGACACAGACATTGCCGCCTTCGTCGATCAGCCTGTGGCGATAAAACTGGCCGGCTATTCCCCCGAGCTATACGCGCTTTTGAATGATTATTATGCCAAAGCCGCGTCGCAAAACATTGAGTTTAGCGACGAGAATCTGCGATATAAATTGAAATGGTGACGCGAGGAGGTATTTCTTGGGAAAGGACGCCGGGCGGATGAAAACAATAAGGGCAATCATGTATGGCGCCGTCGTGCTGCTGGCGGTCGTGTTGCTTTATATCGGATACAAGACTGCGGTGGCGGGGCTCCCGGTGCTGGGCGCCGGCGGCGCCCCGGCGGTGGAGTCCGTCGTCACAAGGATCGTCTCGCGAACCGCGGAGCAAACGGTCTTTGAAGCGGCGGTCCGCGGCGGGGAAACCGCGACCGTCACACAAAACACAAGCGAATATTACCTGACGGGCGCCAAGGAGGCCGAGGTCGGCGACAGGGTTATCGCAGTGCTTACCGACGACGGTTGGGCTTTCGTCGACTACGTTCGGATCTATGGCGTGTTCATTCTGGGCGGCGTATTCGCGGCTTTGCTCCTTGCTTTCGGCAGGTTCAAAGGCGTCGGCGCCCTCCTGTCGCTTGGCCTCACTGGCGTCGCGGTCTTCGCGGTCTTTATCCCCGCCTTTCTTTCCGGCAAGAATATTTACGCCTATTCTATCATGGTCTGCGTCTTTTCGACGGTTTTTACCCTCTTGATAGTCAGCGGTATGAACCGCAAGACGCTGGCGGCTATCGGCGGCTGTGTCGGCGGCGTGCTCGTCGCCTGTCTGCTGACGCTTCTGATGAACGGCGTTCTGCACATAACCGGCGTAATCAGCGAGGACACAATGTATATGGCCACGCTGCCGACAGGCGATCCTGTCGATATGAAAGCCGTCGTATTCGCCGGCGTAGCGATAGGCGCCGTCGGGGCGGTCATGGATGTCGCGATGTCCGTATCGTCGTCTCTGTGGGAACTGAAACGCAACGCGTCGCATGTAAGGTTCGGCAGCCTATTTAAGTCCGGCATGAACATCGGGCGAGACATTATGGGCACCATGACAAATACGCTTGTGCTCGCGTATATAGGCAATTCGCTGTCGATACTGCTGCTTTTGGTCGTCTATATCAACTCTTTTATCGAGCTTTTCAACAACGGATCAGTCATCGTGGAACTGCTTCAATCCATCGTCGGCAGCTTCGGCATACTTGCCGCCATGCCGCTGACGACGCTGTTTTGCGCTTTCCTATACCAAAACATCCGCGCGCCGGCGGCGGAAGGGGGCAGCGCGGATGAATAAAAAACTGTATGAAATTGTCTGCTATTTCGCGACGCTTCTGTTTGCCGTAATCTTTCTTTTTGTCGGGCACAGGGTGGCGTCCGCCGGCATGCCCGACTTGTTTAACAAATATGGCAGCTACGAAACGGTCGTCGCCGAGGTGACCAAGATTCACGACAGGATCAACACAAAGCAGATGTTCGAGGCGAAGATCATCAAGGGCGCGCAGTTCAGCTCCATTTTCGCGGTGCAGGAAACAAATCAGAACTACCGAAGCGGCGTAAAAGAGGTGGAAGTCGGCGACAAGGTGATCGTTGTGCGCGAGTGGGACGCCTCGTGGTCTTTTGTTGATTACTACAGAATTGACAAAATAGTATGGCTCGGCGCGGCGTTTGTCCTGCTGCTTCTTATCTTCGGCAGGCTCAAAGGCTTTCACGCTTTTCTCTCGCTTGGCCTGACGTGCGCGGCGATTTTCGTGGTGTTCATCCCGTCGCTGCTTTCGGGGCAGAACATTTATGCCTCGTCTATGATTGTCTGCATTTTCTCGATTGTCGTCACGATATTCATCGTCACCGGCGTAAACAGAAAATCGCTGGCCGCCATCGCCGGCTGCAGCGGCGGCCTCATTGCGACGGGTATCCTGACGTTCCTGATGAATGCCGCGCTGGGCATCACCGGCGTGCTGAACAAGGACTCGGCTTTTTTCCTGTATCTTTTCAAGGGCAGCCATATCGTAAATCTTCGGGCTGTGATATTTGCCGGTATCATCATCGGCGCCGTCGGGGCGATGATGGACGTCGCGATGTCCATATCGTCCGCGCTGTGGGAGATCAAAGAAAAGGCACCGGGGCTCGGTTTTGGAGAGCTTTTGAAATCCGGCTTCAACATCAGCCGCGATGTGATGGGCACGATGTCGAACACGCTCGTTCTCGCGTATATCGGCAATTCATTATCGGTTGTCGTGATACTGACCGTCTATATAAAGTCTTTCACGGAACTCATCAACAGGGAACTCGTCATCATCGAACTGTTGCAAGCGATCATCGGCAGCCTGGGTCTTCTGCTCACGATGCCGCTTGCCTCGCTGATCTGCGCTGCGTTGTATAATGCGCCGTCGAATACACAGGCGGGCAATCAAAAAGTTTCGTGAGGAGTGAAAAAATGTTCTCATCTTATCCGAAGGCGCTCATAAAAAAAGGATGCAAGATCGCGTCCGCCGTTTTCCTTTCCCTCTGCATCCTGGCATCTCTGTCCCCTGTACCCGCCGTTCTGGCGGAACCGACCAATGAATTCTATGTGTCATTTGAAACAGGCGAGGCCGTACAGGCGTTTGGCAACAATGTAGTCGAGTCGTCAGGCATGGACGCCGCCCCGATGGCTACCGTTCCGGCCGCCGGTCCGAACGCCACGGCGGATCCTATCTACGGCAAGGCGTGGGACGGCGCAAGGGTTCTGCGCGTGACCGGGACACAGCCTGCCGAAGGCAGGGCATATTCGACAAATCTCATCTATGACAACTTGGATATAAGCGTCACGCCCAACACCGTCCTGTCGTATGTGATCCTGCCGGATTACTCCGGCGCGGCGA encodes:
- a CDS encoding discoidin domain-containing protein, with protein sequence MKVNPRICKRIGALLVCVSLCVSLGVTAQAVTLDKSFQFYMVPNSHLDTSWQWPFQYTAENLLRTMYYNFTRSLDGNENYVFSTSASQHYKWAKDYYNENYYSSATSSNDVHYQQIWSRIQELVADGQLDITGGQTVEPDTNTPSGEAQVRSVLIADHFFEKEFGTDKIPITGFLPDCFGFTGQYPQILLKSGMKYFVTSKLNWNDTNRNRDSDLFYWRALDGKSKVISYVLSKDYPSTDWNASSVQTAFDRNWQSGKSTNVKRAMGFFGSGDSGGGLPYTANPSGGNSYAAPATLNNSSAATVTMATCTQFFQDVEDDIAAGANDEALRYVDGEMYLEYHRGTYTSWSRMKRYNRKTEIMAEVAEKAATAAYYTGSIADNGADEVMYAWDKVTINQMHDVLPGSAAPYQYYVAFNDHELAQNLLTSVQRNALIALAYRADTQVSGKPIFVYNPLSWERSGEVSAVLHYDGDLPTAGIVIYDGEKAIFPSGIVRSEEQGTLTVTFAASAVPAIGYKVFNAVESDALAPASDLKVSGWVFENDALKMTINPATGYISSLINKKNGVESFAQGVGTEGGELHVYNDTGGSSWPAWDLVDSQVNKEPDTILDEAPISLEIVENNAEKVTIKVVKGYDQAIVTQYYTLRAGEDSVEVKLAADWFESNRLLKVSFPINASAEMATYETAYGSLQRPTTRDTSFSRARFEVPGHKYLDITDESGAYGVSIMNDAKYGFDSLKKTVGGTTFVRSRISVVRTPQSGPLSASAYGPSPATIDSGPMEFVYSIYPHTGSWEDAKSVNKGFELNYPLTAIEAQKSEGVLGSSKSFASSDKSNAIITVFKNQNDKPDDPNTIILRLYESSGRDTGGVTVTLPGSVLTAKEVNMIEHDYDPAYTAAYGVGGKAIAINGDKITFDLGKYEILTVELTLAPAGLAAMPEIKQETVALPYDLQGTSPNANRRAGFFQGSGTTASPGLSMPDNNWESEIDYQGIKFDLAEADEKNLVSATGQTIDAGVTDYSKLFLVGAAAGTSAVSGDFRVNYASKAYLQNGKSIPFGEAVGETVDVWYDYLADTDEESLVIVASYDAEGRLAAFETAAAAPSGGELRGAVPNVDIPDETAAANLFIWDFATYVPVGLEEISQTETIRFDGWITDLSGWNKDAWIDTKPYVYDTIVHVNDHYHSSTGTGNSTEAMTVDNYLFAYSVGLVPDRIVESITLPDQSGIKIAAMTFAGSDVEDFGWVYEPGNEPELVAPLAPQNVKATPVHNATQQGADILVTWDADPDALKYMVYASTDPNFTPSSATLVSNQGSNPSYMYHSYGKLETAGPIVYYFKVVCIGRNTMTSEASDVSGGAEITYINYTWSVGTSSARVNAGQQQSNEQAYKAIDQNLWTGTGDKWCSTAVSSGGWLRVDLTGTAGKTVSLNRFILVNCNILEGYGNTRDYRIYYSTMDDPGAGTKNPGDNWNLAVQVTGNTDTICTHDLTTPVEARWVMLVVDAGDGGGNTVRQYGFFALGRPDYTAVSNALNTRITATATDGGATLEAGYEYYNADGKTEGATQFKWFKTVSGVETAISGEIGKTLNQTTAELAAVSSYRVQITVYDDDGAQGGTASASLGTYTNVLVGAAVLNQTTPNGSAASLVDGDTGSKWDAPTNATYAGYQGPLPHIATLDMGAAKTVRNIQVWNANSAATQDYDANPLIPTRDFDIEYGTDLENLTKKEVRGSTDAIATVDLGGPTPVRYVKITVITPNSGSAENGFDVDYQSVRILELQANQFFLD
- a CDS encoding YibE/F family protein, whose translation is MKTIRAIMYGAVVLLAVVLLYIGYKTAVAGLPVLGAGGAPAVESVVTRIVSRTAEQTVFEAAVRGGETATVTQNTSEYYLTGAKEAEVGDRVIAVLTDDGWAFVDYVRIYGVFILGGVFAALLLAFGRFKGVGALLSLGLTGVAVFAVFIPAFLSGKNIYAYSIMVCVFSTVFTLLIVSGMNRKTLAAIGGCVGGVLVACLLTLLMNGVLHITGVISEDTMYMATLPTGDPVDMKAVVFAGVAIGAVGAVMDVAMSVSSSLWELKRNASHVRFGSLFKSGMNIGRDIMGTMTNTLVLAYIGNSLSILLLLVVYINSFIELFNNGSVIVELLQSIVGSFGILAAMPLTTLFCAFLYQNIRAPAAEGGSADE
- a CDS encoding YibE/F family protein; the encoded protein is MNKKLYEIVCYFATLLFAVIFLFVGHRVASAGMPDLFNKYGSYETVVAEVTKIHDRINTKQMFEAKIIKGAQFSSIFAVQETNQNYRSGVKEVEVGDKVIVVREWDASWSFVDYYRIDKIVWLGAAFVLLLLIFGRLKGFHAFLSLGLTCAAIFVVFIPSLLSGQNIYASSMIVCIFSIVVTIFIVTGVNRKSLAAIAGCSGGLIATGILTFLMNAALGITGVLNKDSAFFLYLFKGSHIVNLRAVIFAGIIIGAVGAMMDVAMSISSALWEIKEKAPGLGFGELLKSGFNISRDVMGTMSNTLVLAYIGNSLSVVVILTVYIKSFTELINRELVIIELLQAIIGSLGLLLTMPLASLICAALYNAPSNTQAGNQKVS